TCTGAACAGAACGAAGCGGAACTTTCTGCCGCAACAAGAGAGATTCTTCACTTCGTTCAGAATGACATCTGTGGCCTTAGCGCTTATTACTTGGCATTGTCCCGCAGGCTGCTTCAGTTCGGTGCTTTCTTTCGGTTTGACATTACTTCGTTGACGGGTGTACATTACGCATGGTGAGCCTCGTCAGGCGTAGTTCCTGCTACCCGTAGTCTGATTGGGCGTTGCGGGAATCGGCGTTAATTCAGGAAGTTAGAGATGCTGACTCAGTTCCAGAGAGTAGGACGCGACCTGTTTATCAGGGGGCTTGTCGCCTCTCATACTGGTAACCTTAGTATCAGGTTGAGGAATCGCATCCTTATCACCCGTCGTGGTGCCATGCTCGGTTGTCTCCAGGAACACGACCTGATTGAGACCGGGGTCAGTAAGAATGACCGTTCGACACCACTGGCTTCGTCCGAACTGGCCGTTCACCGTGCCATCTATCAGTTAACCCCGGCACAGGCGATTATCCATGCCCACCCGCCCCATGCCGTCGCCCTATCGCTTACGGTCACTGAGATTGTCCCTAATTGTGCCGAGGGCCTTGAAGTGGTGGGCCGGGTTCCTGTACTGGGCTGTAACACGATGGTTAAATCCGGGGAGCTTGCCGAGACAATTGCCGATGCCCTTAATGAACATCTGGTGGCGGTGGTGCACGGCCATGGTAGTTTTGCCGTCGGACAGCTACTCGAAGATGCCTACAACTGTACTACCATGCTTGAAGAGAGCAGTCAGGTTATATGCCTGTTGAGGTCGTTGCAGGGGAACCTCGTCGGCCAGCAACCGTCAAGCTAGCCCGTCGGCCTATTGTCCGCGGATGAAATCCCTGACCCCCGTACTCTGAGCTATAACCCTCAGTGCCGTGGGCGCAAACTTTGCCGCAATAATCAGCCCCACAATCACCGACCAGATGACAAACAGGCCCGAATGTGTCCCCAACCACGCAATGAAGGGCAGGACTACCAGACCGATTCCCATGGACAGGGCGACATTGCGGGTGATTGCAAACGGCACAGCGATTATGCCGAGCAGAACCCACAGCCCTGTCAGGTAGCCGTAGACCGGCATCAGGACTACCAGGGCACCTACTGTGGTCCCCATGCCCTTGCCGCCGCTGAATCTCAGCCAGACCATCCAGTTGTGACCCACCACTGCCGCCCCCGCCGCCAGGAAGACGTAGACCGGGTCCACCTTTAGCAACCAGTGGGCAATTGCCACCACTGCTGCCCCCTTGCCGAAGTCTATGATACCGACGGCTATGGCCGGCAGAGCGCCCACTTCGCGGAAGGTGTTCAGCCCGCCGACGTTTCCCCCGCCCAGCTTCCGGATATCCTTGCCGCTGGACATCCGGGTGAAGATGTACGCCGAGGGCATTGAGCCCAGCAGGTAACCGATGAGGAATACCACCACGCCGGTTACAAACTCATTTACTATCATCAGGTCCTCCGGGATAGTATCTACTTCTTGTATACCGGCGTGCACCAGCCGGCGTACTTCGGGTTGTTGCTCAGGATAACGTCGTGGTAGAACTCCTGCAGCTTTGCCGTCACCTTGCCGATTTCGCCGTCGGCAACCTTGCGGTGGTCTATTTCGGCGACGGGGGTGATGTGGGCGGCGGTGCCGGTCAGGAAGCACTCATCGGCAGTGTAGAGCTCATTGCGAGCGATATGCCTCTCTATTGTCTCGATGCCCAGTTCCTCCCTGGCCAGGGTGATGGCGGCGTCCCGTGTGATGCCAATCAGTATGCCATCCGAGCCGGGCGGTGTCACCAGCTTGCCATCAATTACCAGGAAGAGGTTCTCTCCGCTACCCTCGGCGACGTGTCCATTCGGCGTCAACATGATGGCCTCGTCGAAACCGTTCTCAATGGCCTCGGTCTTGGCGGCGGCGTTGGTCACGTAGAGGCCGGTAAGCTTGGCACGGGGCACCTCACCGGGGAACCGCCACGAAGAGACGCAGCACCTGGCACGGTCGGTGTCCAGGTAGCGTCCCCAGGGGAAGGCAAACATCAGGAAATCACTGTCCAGATTATGGAGGCGCACGCCCATGGCCTGGGTGGTTCCCTCGCCACTTTTGTAGGCAAGGGGGCGCACGTAGACATCCTCCTCGAAGCCGCATTTCTCTACCACCTCCACGGTCAGCCGGCAGAGGTCCTCCAGGGTGTGGGGCAGTTCGATATTCAATAGATGGCAGCCATTCAGCATCCGCTGGTAATGCTCCTCGAGGCGGAACAGATATAGCTGCTTATGGTCGCTGTTCCAGTTGCCCCGGATGCCCTCGAA
The Dehalococcoidales bacterium DNA segment above includes these coding regions:
- a CDS encoding glycerol-3-phosphate acyltransferase, with the protein product MIVNEFVTGVVVFLIGYLLGSMPSAYIFTRMSSGKDIRKLGGGNVGGLNTFREVGALPAIAVGIIDFGKGAAVVAIAHWLLKVDPVYVFLAAGAAVVGHNWMVWLRFSGGKGMGTTVGALVVLMPVYGYLTGLWVLLGIIAVPFAITRNVALSMGIGLVVLPFIAWLGTHSGLFVIWSVIVGLIIAAKFAPTALRVIAQSTGVRDFIRGQ
- a CDS encoding aldolase, which encodes MLTQFQRVGRDLFIRGLVASHTGNLSIRLRNRILITRRGAMLGCLQEHDLIETGVSKNDRSTPLASSELAVHRAIYQLTPAQAIIHAHPPHAVALSLTVTEIVPNCAEGLEVVGRVPVLGCNTMVKSGELAETIADALNEHLVAVVHGHGSFAVGQLLEDAYNCTTMLEESSQVICLLRSLQGNLVGQQPSS
- a CDS encoding branched-chain amino acid transaminase produces the protein MPSYAYFHNQIVPLEEAKLSVMTNFMHYGTGVFEGIRGNWNSDHKQLYLFRLEEHYQRMLNGCHLLNIELPHTLEDLCRLTVEVVEKCGFEEDVYVRPLAYKSGEGTTQAMGVRLHNLDSDFLMFAFPWGRYLDTDRARCCVSSWRFPGEVPRAKLTGLYVTNAAAKTEAIENGFDEAIMLTPNGHVAEGSGENLFLVIDGKLVTPPGSDGILIGITRDAAITLAREELGIETIERHIARNELYTADECFLTGTAAHITPVAEIDHRKVADGEIGKVTAKLQEFYHDVILSNNPKYAGWCTPVYKK